A stretch of the Sulfurimonas sp. HSL3-1 genome encodes the following:
- a CDS encoding ATP-binding protein — protein sequence MKPKGTLTFFCGKMGAGKSTKSKAVSAEKNAVLLSEDDWLSSHYPGQINTFDDYLKFSKMIKPFVKLHVLQIINTGTNVVMDFPANTVRQRAWFKQLCTEAACEHELIFLDVSNAQCLTQIAKRRTEQPERAQFDNEAVFNHVTQFFEAPTVDEELNILRLAGDI from the coding sequence ATGAAACCAAAAGGAACACTTACATTTTTCTGCGGAAAGATGGGAGCCGGAAAATCGACGAAGTCAAAAGCCGTGTCGGCCGAAAAAAATGCGGTGCTTCTCTCCGAAGACGATTGGCTATCATCGCATTACCCCGGCCAGATCAACACATTCGACGATTACCTGAAATTCTCCAAGATGATCAAGCCGTTTGTGAAACTGCATGTGCTGCAGATCATCAATACGGGCACGAACGTGGTGATGGACTTTCCGGCGAATACGGTCAGGCAGAGAGCGTGGTTCAAACAGCTCTGCACCGAAGCTGCATGTGAGCATGAACTTATCTTTCTCGACGTGAGCAATGCACAGTGTCTAACGCAGATCGCAAAGCGCCGAACCGAGCAGCCGGAACGGGCACAGTTCGACAATGAAGCGGTGTTCAACCATGTTACCCAATTCTTTGAGGCTCCGACTGTGGACGAGGAACTCAATATCCTACGTCTGGCAGGAGATATTTAA
- a CDS encoding YciI family protein, with protein MYRYLITTFRTPQFDPSVIDAHYAFLDDLRQRGKLELAGPFTDKSGGAYLIKADSLEEAEAIAFSDPVHTSKSSIVTVYEWNAK; from the coding sequence ATGTATAGATACCTTATAACTACGTTTCGCACGCCCCAGTTCGACCCATCGGTCATTGATGCGCATTATGCCTTTCTCGATGACCTGAGACAACGAGGAAAACTTGAACTTGCCGGTCCGTTTACGGACAAGAGCGGCGGTGCCTATTTGATCAAAGCTGATAGTCTTGAAGAGGCCGAGGCCATAGCGTTCAGTGACCCGGTGCATACTTCGAAGTCATCCATCGTTACCGTCTACGAATGGAACGCAAAATGA
- a CDS encoding sodium:solute symporter family transporter, translated as MDLLDWYVIGAYFILLLLFGYFIGQENRDQDDYYVADRKLSWWAVGISTMATQSSAISFISIPAFVAVKEGGGLTWLQYELALPLAMIVTSIFLIPLFRKLKLVSVYEYLQLRYGTGVRNTVAVLFLLSRALGTGIALYATAIVMQSITGFELWISILTMGLIILIYDTLGGMRAVVYSDIFQMGLLLLGVIVSIAIAVDLLGGFGAIVDTFPKARLQTLDFGWGLGSDGGMPFWAFLFGGFFLYTAYYGTDQSQVQRELSARSIEDAKRSLYFNGFARFPLTLLYVLMGITVGTLYLQDSALQASVAASSPDHLIPQFILAYLPGGVKGLLIAAILAAAMSSIDSALNSLSAVTLHDFVLKEKHTQGAREIRLSQITTLFWGIAVILFALMVGVIADTVIEAINKIGSAFYGPVLAVFLAGALHRHIGSSAILTGLVGGVGVNLFLWLFHPEVMWMWWNVTGFVVAYSGAWMLSMSRFKTSKKGADYTAGHTVALKWTGMDTLLACYFLMMLIALWLIDEGWADL; from the coding sequence ATGGATTTACTAGATTGGTACGTTATCGGTGCCTATTTTATACTGCTGCTGCTCTTCGGCTATTTTATCGGTCAGGAAAACCGCGACCAGGATGACTACTATGTCGCCGACCGCAAGCTCTCGTGGTGGGCCGTGGGCATCTCGACGATGGCGACACAGAGCTCCGCCATCAGCTTTATCTCCATCCCTGCATTTGTCGCCGTCAAAGAGGGCGGCGGCCTGACATGGCTGCAGTACGAGCTGGCCCTGCCCCTGGCCATGATCGTAACGTCCATTTTTCTCATACCGCTCTTTCGGAAGCTGAAGCTTGTCAGTGTCTATGAGTACCTGCAGCTGCGCTACGGCACCGGCGTCCGCAATACGGTTGCCGTCCTCTTTCTGCTCAGCCGTGCCCTGGGGACTGGTATCGCTCTGTATGCGACGGCCATCGTGATGCAAAGTATCACCGGGTTTGAACTCTGGATCTCCATCCTTACGATGGGCCTCATCATTCTGATCTACGACACCCTCGGCGGCATGCGGGCCGTTGTCTATTCGGACATCTTCCAGATGGGGCTGCTTCTGCTGGGTGTCATCGTCTCCATCGCCATCGCCGTCGATCTCCTTGGCGGGTTCGGGGCCATTGTCGACACCTTCCCCAAAGCGCGGCTGCAGACACTCGATTTTGGCTGGGGGCTCGGCAGTGACGGCGGCATGCCGTTTTGGGCCTTTCTCTTCGGCGGATTTTTTCTCTATACGGCCTATTACGGAACGGACCAGAGCCAGGTGCAGCGGGAACTCTCCGCCAGGAGCATCGAGGACGCCAAACGCTCCCTCTACTTCAACGGCTTTGCGCGGTTCCCGCTGACGCTGCTGTACGTGTTGATGGGCATTACCGTAGGCACGCTCTATCTGCAGGACAGTGCACTCCAGGCGAGTGTCGCCGCCTCCTCCCCCGATCACCTCATCCCCCAGTTTATCCTGGCGTACCTTCCGGGAGGGGTGAAAGGGCTGCTGATCGCCGCCATTCTCGCCGCGGCCATGTCCAGCATCGACTCGGCGCTCAACTCCCTCTCCGCCGTTACGCTGCATGATTTTGTCCTGAAAGAGAAGCACACCCAGGGAGCGAGAGAGATCCGTCTGAGCCAGATCACGACCCTCTTCTGGGGCATCGCCGTCATCCTCTTCGCTTTGATGGTCGGTGTGATCGCCGATACCGTCATTGAAGCGATCAACAAGATCGGTTCGGCCTTTTACGGGCCCGTTTTGGCCGTCTTCCTCGCCGGCGCGCTTCACAGGCACATCGGCAGCAGCGCCATACTGACCGGCCTCGTTGGCGGCGTCGGCGTTAACCTCTTCTTATGGCTTTTCCACCCGGAAGTGATGTGGATGTGGTGGAACGTGACGGGGTTTGTCGTGGCCTATTCGGGCGCATGGATGCTTTCGATGAGCCGTTTTAAAACATCCAAGAAGGGGGCCGATTACACCGCGGGACACACCGTTGCGCTAAAGTGGACAGGCATGGACACGCTGCTGGCGTGCTATTTTCTGATGATGCTCATTGCACTATGGCTTATTGACGAAGGGTGGGCTGATCTATAA
- a CDS encoding protein tyrosine phosphatase family protein, with translation MESILNYIKVNDNISTSGQPTKKQFKRIAENGFDVVINLAMHNKGALKEEDKIVSKNGMMYIHIPITWKNPGTERFTLFLHLLKTLQDEKKKVFIHCIMNYRASAFVFQYKRLVLNQPDAKLIAPEGFKPKKAWKKLMELETKV, from the coding sequence ATGGAATCAATACTCAACTATATAAAAGTCAACGACAATATTTCCACCTCAGGACAACCCACGAAAAAACAGTTCAAGCGCATTGCAGAGAACGGTTTTGACGTTGTCATCAACCTGGCGATGCACAACAAAGGCGCGTTGAAAGAAGAGGATAAAATTGTTTCGAAAAACGGGATGATGTATATTCACATACCGATAACATGGAAAAACCCGGGAACAGAGAGATTCACACTGTTCTTGCATCTTCTGAAAACATTGCAGGATGAGAAGAAAAAAGTATTCATTCACTGCATCATGAACTACAGGGCATCTGCGTTTGTTTTTCAATATAAAAGGCTTGTCTTGAATCAGCCGGATGCGAAACTGATCGCACCAGAGGGCTTTAAGCCGAAAAAGGCCTGGAAAAAGCTCATGGAGCTTGAAACAAAGGTTTGA
- a CDS encoding MFS transporter, with protein sequence MTRESKRIYGWALYDWANSAYATTVMAGFFPLFFKAFYSADTDATLSTAQLGVANAVSSIIVVLLAPLLGAIADAGGIRKRFLLLFAFLGILMSAALALVGKGQWELAAFVYVLGNIGFMGSNIFYDAFLPSVTSEDRFDKVSGLGYALGYLGGGILFALNVAMVQQPEWFGLADAAAGVKASFISVALWWMLFALPFVLWVKEKRNTRKIGTVTLTVLGYRRLMRTFHKIKHLRGLFLFLVAYWFYIDGVDTIIRMAVDYGMAIGFEAGDLIKALLLVQFIGFPATILVAKLAQMWDTKKAIYLTLGFYVLIAIMAAFMHDVSSFYLLAAMIALVQGGIQAMSRSYYSKMIPAEYAAEFFGFYNFLGKFATVLGPLLIGAVALATESSRAGIASVAVFFVIGAVLLYMVDEKAVAEEVRGAMR encoded by the coding sequence ATGACGCGTGAATCGAAGCGAATCTACGGCTGGGCGCTCTATGACTGGGCCAATTCCGCCTATGCCACCACGGTGATGGCCGGGTTCTTCCCGCTCTTTTTCAAAGCCTTCTACAGCGCCGATACCGATGCGACGCTCTCAACGGCCCAGCTGGGGGTCGCTAACGCGGTCTCCAGCATCATCGTCGTGCTGTTGGCACCGCTGCTCGGGGCCATCGCCGACGCCGGCGGCATCCGCAAGCGTTTCTTGCTGCTTTTCGCCTTCCTGGGCATCCTGATGAGCGCCGCGCTCGCCCTGGTCGGAAAGGGGCAGTGGGAGCTGGCCGCATTTGTCTATGTCCTGGGGAATATCGGTTTTATGGGGTCGAACATTTTTTATGACGCCTTTCTACCCTCGGTCACCTCGGAGGACCGTTTCGACAAGGTCTCCGGGCTGGGGTATGCGCTGGGGTATCTTGGCGGCGGGATCCTTTTTGCGCTGAACGTGGCGATGGTGCAGCAGCCCGAGTGGTTCGGGCTTGCCGATGCGGCGGCAGGGGTGAAAGCCTCTTTTATTTCCGTAGCACTCTGGTGGATGCTCTTCGCACTGCCCTTCGTCCTCTGGGTCAAGGAGAAGCGCAATACCCGCAAAATCGGTACGGTGACCCTCACGGTGCTCGGCTACCGTCGCCTGATGCGTACATTTCACAAGATCAAGCATCTCAGAGGCCTTTTCCTTTTCCTCGTCGCCTATTGGTTCTACATCGACGGGGTCGACACGATCATCCGGATGGCCGTCGATTACGGCATGGCAATAGGGTTCGAGGCCGGGGACCTGATCAAGGCCCTGCTGCTGGTACAGTTCATCGGGTTCCCGGCGACGATCCTTGTCGCGAAGCTGGCGCAGATGTGGGATACGAAAAAGGCGATCTATCTTACCCTTGGTTTTTATGTCCTGATCGCCATAATGGCGGCCTTCATGCACGACGTCAGCTCCTTCTACCTGCTCGCGGCGATGATTGCGCTGGTGCAGGGCGGTATCCAGGCGATGAGCCGTTCGTACTATTCGAAAATGATCCCCGCGGAGTACGCGGCGGAGTTCTTCGGCTTTTACAATTTCCTCGGAAAGTTCGCCACGGTTTTGGGGCCGCTGCTTATCGGCGCCGTCGCCCTGGCGACGGAGAGTTCCCGGGCGGGGATCGCTTCGGTCGCGGTCTTTTTCGTGATCGGCGCGGTACTGCTCTATATGGTCGATGAAAAAGCGGTGGCGGAGGAGGTCAGGGGCGCGATGCGCTAA
- a CDS encoding DUF6197 family protein, with product MKKYILYTLLSLLLLGSFIIFGVIGVYKTENGIVLGLPDYERRDVRVTPVDLEILSRADALLHNESAWRKAPVPDCAQSEKLDLYCALERASVEVIGHYVHRQPALQEVRFAIDDRYRARWTKHRLIDFNADKATSFEEVKSILEQATSTVKAKLSRYKNQQ from the coding sequence ATGAAAAAGTACATTCTCTATACCCTTTTGTCTCTCCTGCTCCTGGGCTCTTTTATCATTTTCGGCGTCATCGGTGTCTACAAAACCGAAAACGGCATCGTTTTGGGTCTGCCGGATTATGAGCGGAGGGACGTTCGCGTTACGCCGGTCGATTTGGAGATTCTCAGTAGGGCGGATGCGCTGCTGCACAATGAAAGCGCCTGGAGAAAAGCCCCTGTGCCCGATTGCGCACAATCAGAAAAGCTGGATCTTTATTGCGCGTTGGAAAGAGCCTCGGTGGAGGTGATTGGCCACTATGTCCATCGGCAGCCGGCCCTGCAGGAAGTGAGGTTTGCGATTGACGATCGCTATCGTGCACGCTGGACAAAGCATCGGCTTATCGATTTCAACGCCGACAAAGCGACGAGCTTCGAAGAAGTCAAGTCCATACTCGAGCAGGCGACATCGACGGTCAAAGCGAAACTTTCCCGATACAAAAATCAACAATGA
- a CDS encoding prealbumin-like fold domain-containing protein: MKASFRDEWGLIKRMLGAGALLFAAAASANIGYTLEGCRSTSIPDGYDLAANDYVCPDGAYTTGNLKGWAELDLVPHRVTIENKGSDPQKFTFTVGGDYLYAEGGDLRGWDYISVLTLDTDLSNDICKNWAEQYQDQLVVQDLLITPDNEGAGGVFTTIYRQISVAGGGPRDGEYAANGLPGGAVCVANYYQRLALGSHLYSGSSLQSNLWDANLSSSGGQKRVQLPDVKAVETSKDMTARQAQSFGWSISKSGPATVEFGDTCAPSAPTSKLVDVNVTWTKLAATPEGTVGIHTKIYVSNTASREIYANVSDVVYYSGGMTSVQPDACTPYLMPPNFSGVVCEHDVIVPEDESGGLYDIATIGFEDPYLPDVPITVTLEATASASVQPGDQLNTTAIVRDHEWIESTNGLMSFSSGTFTPGDIGEYDAPYVSGTPTVGDVNWTSYTVEDSGVLVFHKTVYIDGPIIATGMLSDTATIVGDGGYTPDPATHEIALSADATVSLTINKTMPDVLDGNDSIDVLFTVSREGMDDINRTLTFTALSPLTQSVKIEGLEPGSYTVTETAPTGFEPEVSAIKPVTITLPSCGESVTFNNQLAGQPAVKVIKVTKPAEIEGIPQKGDWNMTLYKETAPDVWTVVTSLLTDPNSATNVLVPEGELAEGHYKVVEIMKDGWYMSDQSGDCDFTVDYPEDLYRADYECQFENTKYGTVIINKLTVPAGMPDYFHFAQDLNGSYDLNLTHLGSHTFMDVIPKTYTVTEDDPKPEYDLIGLSCVELDGVENSSTSLSQREATIVVDPGETVQCTYTNRKRGKIELIKHENGGTTYTLNWTFTLSGNGLNLLDTPDANGLVDFNGVWLVPGANYTVCETGIPVAWENLWYVEGSPVSYDNPDSGEASNENHCYTFSVEANQTIHFVVENNYTPPGGEPRTIGYWKNWTTCDGHGNQQEKAEAANLLAGQTEVWLVDYVLPITLGSFEVASCEDAVSILDKRDVSSGKKRAGDAAYGLAAQLLAAKANYAAGATQCSAASDAIADGDALLSSIGFDGTGGYLKGGKNAAAQKSLATSIAGTLDAYNNGALCP, translated from the coding sequence ATGAAAGCTTCATTTCGAGATGAATGGGGGCTGATCAAGCGCATGCTGGGAGCGGGAGCACTGCTCTTCGCCGCAGCGGCGTCGGCCAACATCGGCTATACGCTGGAAGGGTGTCGCTCCACGTCTATTCCCGACGGATATGACCTGGCCGCGAACGACTATGTCTGCCCCGACGGGGCCTATACGACCGGTAACCTGAAAGGGTGGGCGGAGCTCGACCTTGTCCCGCACCGGGTGACGATCGAAAACAAGGGGAGCGATCCCCAGAAGTTCACCTTTACCGTCGGCGGTGACTACCTGTACGCCGAAGGCGGCGATCTGCGCGGGTGGGACTACATTTCCGTATTGACCCTCGATACGGACCTCTCCAACGACATCTGTAAAAATTGGGCGGAACAGTATCAGGACCAACTGGTTGTCCAGGATCTGCTTATTACACCCGACAATGAAGGTGCCGGGGGGGTCTTTACCACGATCTACCGACAGATTTCCGTAGCAGGCGGCGGACCGAGAGACGGGGAGTATGCCGCGAACGGTCTTCCCGGCGGTGCCGTGTGTGTCGCCAACTACTATCAGCGTCTCGCCCTGGGGTCACACCTCTATTCGGGATCTTCTTTGCAATCCAACCTCTGGGATGCGAACCTGAGCTCTTCCGGCGGCCAGAAACGTGTCCAGCTCCCCGATGTCAAGGCGGTTGAAACCAGCAAAGACATGACGGCGCGCCAGGCCCAGTCTTTTGGATGGAGCATCTCCAAAAGCGGCCCGGCGACGGTTGAATTCGGCGACACCTGTGCGCCGAGCGCCCCTACCAGCAAGCTGGTCGATGTCAACGTGACCTGGACGAAACTGGCGGCTACCCCGGAAGGCACGGTCGGTATCCACACCAAGATCTATGTCTCCAACACCGCTTCACGCGAAATCTACGCCAATGTGTCTGATGTCGTCTACTACAGCGGCGGCATGACCAGTGTGCAGCCGGATGCGTGCACTCCTTATCTGATGCCGCCAAACTTCTCCGGGGTCGTTTGCGAACACGATGTCATCGTCCCCGAAGATGAGAGCGGCGGACTGTACGATATCGCGACCATCGGTTTCGAAGACCCTTACCTTCCTGATGTGCCGATCACGGTTACCCTGGAAGCCACCGCATCCGCATCGGTCCAACCGGGTGACCAGCTCAACACCACGGCAATCGTCAGAGACCACGAATGGATCGAAAGTACGAACGGACTGATGAGTTTCTCAAGCGGTACATTCACGCCGGGTGATATCGGTGAATACGATGCGCCGTACGTTTCGGGAACGCCGACGGTCGGCGACGTTAACTGGACCTCTTACACTGTTGAAGACAGCGGCGTGCTGGTCTTCCATAAGACTGTTTATATCGACGGTCCGATAATCGCGACCGGTATGCTCAGCGACACCGCGACGATTGTGGGCGACGGGGGCTATACACCTGATCCTGCAACACATGAAATCGCGCTCTCTGCCGATGCGACCGTGTCGCTGACGATCAATAAAACAATGCCGGACGTGCTTGACGGCAACGACAGCATCGATGTCCTCTTTACCGTCTCCAGAGAGGGGATGGATGACATCAACCGCACCCTGACCTTCACGGCGCTCAGCCCGTTGACCCAATCGGTGAAGATAGAAGGTCTGGAACCGGGTTCGTATACCGTAACGGAAACGGCCCCGACCGGGTTTGAGCCGGAAGTAAGTGCGATTAAACCGGTGACGATCACGCTGCCGTCCTGCGGCGAGTCTGTCACCTTTAACAACCAGCTGGCCGGCCAACCGGCGGTCAAAGTCATCAAAGTGACCAAACCGGCCGAGATCGAGGGCATCCCGCAAAAAGGCGACTGGAACATGACGCTTTATAAAGAGACTGCTCCGGATGTCTGGACGGTTGTGACATCTCTGCTTACCGATCCGAACAGCGCAACGAACGTGCTTGTACCGGAAGGTGAACTCGCAGAGGGTCACTACAAAGTCGTCGAAATCATGAAAGACGGCTGGTATATGTCCGATCAATCCGGTGATTGCGACTTCACTGTCGACTATCCGGAAGATCTCTATCGCGCCGACTACGAGTGCCAGTTTGAAAATACCAAATACGGTACGGTGATCATCAACAAGCTGACCGTTCCTGCGGGAATGCCGGATTACTTCCACTTCGCCCAGGATCTCAACGGTTCGTATGATCTGAACCTGACGCATCTTGGGTCGCACACCTTTATGGATGTGATTCCGAAAACCTATACGGTGACGGAAGATGACCCGAAACCGGAGTATGATCTGATCGGTCTCTCCTGTGTCGAGCTTGACGGCGTGGAGAACAGCTCTACTTCTCTGAGCCAGCGCGAAGCAACGATCGTCGTCGATCCGGGTGAAACGGTCCAGTGTACCTACACCAACCGCAAGCGTGGTAAGATCGAACTGATCAAACACGAAAACGGCGGTACGACGTACACGCTGAATTGGACCTTTACGCTCAGCGGAAACGGTCTGAACCTGCTGGATACACCTGATGCGAACGGATTGGTAGACTTTAACGGAGTCTGGCTGGTTCCGGGTGCAAACTATACAGTGTGTGAAACGGGTATCCCGGTTGCCTGGGAAAACCTCTGGTACGTTGAAGGTTCTCCGGTCTCTTATGACAATCCTGACTCAGGGGAAGCATCGAACGAGAACCACTGCTATACCTTCAGCGTGGAAGCGAATCAGACGATCCACTTCGTCGTAGAGAACAACTATACGCCTCCGGGCGGTGAACCGCGTACGATCGGCTACTGGAAAAACTGGACGACATGTGACGGCCACGGCAACCAGCAGGAAAAAGCGGAAGCGGCAAACCTTCTGGCAGGCCAAACAGAGGTGTGGCTGGTCGATTATGTCCTGCCGATCACCCTGGGAAGCTTTGAAGTCGCCAGCTGTGAAGACGCGGTATCCATCCTGGATAAGCGCGATGTCTCCAGCGGCAAGAAGCGTGCCGGGGATGCAGCCTACGGTCTGGCGGCGCAGCTCTTGGCGGCCAAGGCCAACTATGCGGCCGGCGCGACCCAGTGTAGCGCCGCAAGCGATGCCATTGCTGACGGGGACGCGCTGTTGTCCTCCATCGGCTTCGACGGCACCGGCGGCTACCTCAAAGGCGGTAAGAACGCCGCGGCCCAAAAATCGTTGGCAACGTCGATTGCGGGTACGCTCGATGCTTACAACAACGGTGCGCTCTGTCCGTAA
- a CDS encoding IMPACT family protein: protein MQILKTPVSSTYEIKQSKFIAHLVPYKLFDATLQRLRAEHPKGRHFVTAFRFLNDHMQVVEGSSDDGEPKGTSGKPSLAVLAGHELIDAAVIIVRYFGGTKLGTGGLVRAYTQAVSDAVALAELTEYIPQEKAAFTCGYSAVSQVEYLLTESGVTEVEKAFEATTVLWHVWGGDEALETFFARAGRLVERLEDGK, encoded by the coding sequence ATGCAAATCCTCAAGACGCCTGTTTCCTCAACCTACGAAATCAAACAGTCGAAATTTATCGCCCATCTCGTCCCCTATAAGCTCTTCGATGCAACCCTGCAGCGCCTGCGAGCCGAGCACCCCAAGGGGCGTCATTTCGTGACGGCTTTCCGTTTCCTGAATGACCATATGCAGGTCGTCGAGGGGAGCAGCGACGACGGCGAACCGAAAGGGACTTCCGGCAAACCGAGCCTTGCCGTTTTGGCGGGACATGAGCTGATCGATGCCGCCGTGATCATCGTGCGCTATTTCGGCGGCACGAAGCTGGGGACGGGCGGGTTGGTCCGCGCCTATACCCAGGCGGTTTCCGATGCGGTGGCCCTGGCGGAGCTGACCGAGTATATTCCCCAGGAAAAGGCTGCGTTTACCTGCGGCTACAGCGCGGTCTCTCAGGTGGAATACCTGTTGACGGAGAGCGGTGTGACGGAGGTTGAAAAGGCCTTTGAAGCCACGACGGTGCTCTGGCATGTTTGGGGGGGAGATGAAGCCCTGGAGACATTCTTCGCCAGGGCGGGGCGTCTGGTGGAACGCCTGGAGGACGGAAAGTAA
- a CDS encoding A/G-specific adenine glycosylase — protein MNVDLHNRLLQWYEHHGRHTLPWRNTDDPYRIWVSEIMLQQTQVKTVLERFYFPFLERFPTLPSLASAPLDDVLKQWEGLGYYTRAKNLHRAAQLAAPYMPGTVEGLIRLPGIGKSTAHAIAAFAYGAPVPILDANVKRILYRFFGRREADEKTLWRLAEKLFDPEHPFEFNQAMMDIGATLCLPKSTACDACPFEGACKGAAGDPLYYPAPKKRKSVPVRERHIVVYRHNGRYGLKQREGRFLHGLWGFHEQTAPPEQGKTLESIVQVYSHFRLEAQVWLCEAHREGLTYFQREEIDALALSGADHKVLKQLSASRP, from the coding sequence ATGAATGTAGATCTGCACAACCGGCTGCTGCAGTGGTATGAACACCACGGCCGCCATACCCTTCCGTGGCGAAATACCGATGATCCCTACCGGATCTGGGTCAGCGAGATCATGCTGCAACAGACCCAGGTCAAGACCGTGCTCGAACGCTTCTATTTCCCCTTTCTCGAGCGCTTTCCGACGCTCCCCTCCCTCGCGAGCGCTCCGCTTGACGACGTATTGAAGCAGTGGGAAGGGTTGGGCTACTATACCCGTGCGAAGAACCTGCACAGGGCCGCACAACTTGCTGCGCCCTATATGCCCGGAACCGTCGAGGGTCTGATCCGTCTGCCCGGGATCGGCAAAAGCACGGCCCACGCCATCGCCGCGTTTGCCTACGGCGCGCCTGTACCCATCCTCGATGCCAACGTCAAGCGTATCCTCTACCGTTTCTTCGGCCGCAGGGAGGCCGATGAGAAAACCCTCTGGCGACTGGCCGAAAAGCTCTTCGACCCCGAACACCCTTTTGAATTCAACCAGGCAATGATGGATATCGGCGCGACGCTCTGCCTCCCAAAGAGTACAGCATGCGATGCCTGCCCCTTCGAAGGCGCCTGCAAAGGCGCCGCGGGCGACCCCCTGTACTACCCCGCCCCGAAAAAGCGCAAAAGCGTCCCGGTGCGCGAACGGCATATCGTCGTTTACAGGCACAACGGCCGTTACGGGTTAAAACAGCGCGAAGGAAGATTCCTGCACGGGCTTTGGGGGTTTCATGAACAAACAGCGCCGCCCGAGCAGGGGAAAACGCTCGAAAGCATCGTGCAGGTCTATTCGCACTTCCGGCTCGAAGCGCAGGTCTGGCTCTGCGAAGCACACCGCGAAGGGCTCACCTATTTCCAAAGAGAGGAGATCGACGCTCTGGCCCTGAGCGGGGCGGACCACAAGGTGCTGAAGCAGCTTAGCGCATCGCGCCCCTGA
- a CDS encoding SRPBCC domain-containing protein translates to MAIHELHTEIEIDAPAERVWEILADFTAYPQWNPFIRSIQGTPTQGKRLQVEIQPSGSKPMRFSPAVLAAEAGRELRWLGRFLFPGLFDGEHAFVIEALGEDKVRFQQNERFSGILVGLFRSSLDSDTRRGFEEMNQALKLRAEASPQPGRDAID, encoded by the coding sequence ATGGCTATCCACGAACTACATACGGAAATAGAGATTGATGCACCCGCTGAACGGGTATGGGAGATCCTGGCCGATTTCACTGCATACCCCCAATGGAATCCTTTCATCCGTTCGATACAGGGCACCCCAACCCAGGGTAAGCGGCTTCAGGTCGAGATCCAGCCGAGCGGTAGCAAACCTATGCGTTTCTCGCCTGCGGTCCTCGCCGCTGAAGCCGGGCGCGAACTGAGGTGGCTGGGCCGGTTTCTGTTCCCGGGTCTCTTTGACGGCGAGCATGCATTCGTCATCGAAGCGCTCGGCGAGGACAAGGTGCGCTTTCAGCAGAACGAGCGCTTCAGCGGCATCCTGGTAGGACTCTTTCGCTCCAGTCTGGACAGCGACACCAGACGCGGGTTCGAGGAGATGAATCAGGCCCTGAAACTGCGGGCAGAGGCAAGTCCGCAACCAGGCAGGGATGCCATTGATTGA
- a CDS encoding isoprenylcysteine carboxylmethyltransferase family protein, whose protein sequence is MALKTVHPNKNQPRLWRNVILLYLIIPLVLLLCGGDVGWWQGWVYSVLLFLAGVGGRFLAEKRHPGILAERASLEKAKNAKPWDKVLAPMMAVSLSFPLVIVAGLDHRYAWTPLMPAWLTVLGLIIITLGYAFAAWAIVENRFFSTTVRIQTDRGHTVCDSGPYRVVRHPGYAGNLLALAGIILALNSLWTLLPAAAALLIAVIRTALEDKTLHEELPGYPDYAKEVSYRLFPGIY, encoded by the coding sequence ATGGCATTGAAAACTGTTCATCCAAATAAAAACCAGCCCCGTCTGTGGCGCAACGTGATCCTCCTTTACCTCATCATCCCGCTGGTGCTGCTGCTCTGCGGTGGCGATGTTGGATGGTGGCAGGGCTGGGTCTACTCCGTGCTGCTGTTTCTTGCCGGTGTCGGCGGACGGTTCCTGGCGGAAAAACGGCATCCGGGCATTCTCGCAGAGAGGGCCAGCCTGGAGAAGGCTAAAAACGCGAAACCATGGGACAAAGTTCTTGCTCCGATGATGGCCGTTAGCCTCTCTTTTCCCCTGGTCATCGTCGCAGGGCTCGACCACCGTTATGCGTGGACGCCGCTCATGCCGGCATGGCTCACCGTTCTCGGCCTCATTATCATCACACTAGGGTACGCATTTGCGGCCTGGGCGATCGTCGAGAACCGCTTTTTCTCCACGACGGTACGTATCCAGACGGACCGGGGGCATACGGTCTGCGACAGCGGCCCTTACCGGGTCGTTCGCCACCCGGGCTATGCGGGAAACCTTCTGGCCCTTGCCGGCATCATCCTCGCCCTGAACTCTCTCTGGACACTTCTCCCCGCCGCGGCGGCGTTGCTCATCGCCGTGATCCGGACCGCGCTTGAAGACAAGACCCTTCATGAGGAGCTTCCCGGGTACCCCGATTATGCGAAGGAAGTAAGCTATCGCCTGTTTCCGGGGATCTACTGA